From Proteus vulgaris:
AAATCACCATCACTTTTCGCAACAGCGATACCAACACGAATAGCTAATTGCGCAGCTTCTGGCTGATCTTTCATTGCCAGAATATACTTCATGGTTTCGCCTTTACCGACTTCAGTATCAAACTCGAAACTTGTAATTAGCTTATTAAAGAATTCAATCACCTCAGAGGTATCAAAGACTTTAAGTTCATCCGATGCTTTTAAAAAACCCAGCATCTTCTGTTTTTCTTCAGAACTCACACCGTCGCTGGCGATAGCGATACGCGCACAGACAGCTACCGTTCCTTGCATAAATTTTTTGTTTTTAAAGCGGCCAACTTGCTTTGCTAACTCAGAACGTCCCGTATTAAAACCTTCTTTTAATTTGTTAAAAAAACTCATGTTACTTTTCCTTATATCAACTTGATCACTTAGAACCCGCTGTCCAGCGAAATCCCCACCCGTAGGCATTATCCATATCACGGTGGCCTTTAAAAAACTCATTGAGACGTTCAACTCTGATTGAGCCGTTCTCATTAACCAGTCGTGCTATAGCACACATGCCACGACCATTATTACCATCAGTTAAGCGTGTTTCGATAGGTGGCTGATCAGGTACATGAATGGTAACCACGCCATCTGTTTTGCTCCAATTCGGTACACCTTCATAAATAAACGCGAAAATTAGCACTTGCTTGATATTTTTCCATTCACGCCCATTCACAAAGATCCATTCACCACCAGCAACATCTCCCGTACGATCATCACCTTGTAATTCAACATAAGGAATACGATTGAAATCACCAAATCCGTTTCCTAATGCTTGAATAACCGATTTATGGCCTTGCTGAAGTTCAACAAAAGCACCAATGTCTAAGTCGATACCTTTATTTCCGCCAAACAATCCACCCA
This genomic window contains:
- a CDS encoding tellurite resistance TerB family protein, with product MSFFNKLKEGFNTGRSELAKQVGRFKNKKFMQGTVAVCARIAIASDGVSSEEKQKMLGFLKASDELKVFDTSEVIEFFNKLITSFEFDTEVGKGETMKYILAMKDQPEAAQLAIRVGIAVAKSDGDFDNDEKEAVRTIAVALGFQPAEFDL